From the genome of Faecalibacterium prausnitzii:
TCCGGCATCGGGAAAAATTTCGGGGACACCCACGTCCTCAAGGACATTTCGCTCACTCTGGAGCAGGGCGAGGCGCTGGCCATCATCGGTTCGTCGGGTTCCGGCAAGACGACCCTGCTGCGCTGCCTGAATTTTCTGGAACGGCCGGACACCGGCGTCATCAAGGTGAACGGCGAGACCATGTGGGACGCCGCCGACCCCGCCACCCAGCGGGAGAGTGAAGTGCGCAAGAAGCGTCTCCACTTTGGTCTGGTGTTCCAGAACTTCAACCTTTTCCCGCAGTACACCGCGCTGCAGAACGTTATGCTGGCGGGCGAGCTGCTGGCCAAAGAGCGCCCGGACTACAAGGCCCGCAAAAAGGCCATCCATGCCGAGCTGGAGCAGCAGGCAAAGGAGCTTCTGGCCCAGATGGGTCTGTCGGAGCGGGCCGGACACTATCCGCACCAGCTGTCCGGCGGCCAGCAGCAGCGCGTGGCCATTGCCCGTGCGCTGGCCCTGCACCCGGACATCCTCTGCTTCGACGAGCCGACCTCGGCCCTCGACCCGGAGCTGACCGGCGAGGTGCTGCGCGTCCTGCGCGACCTTGCCGACCGCAAGACGACCATGATCATCGTCACCCACGAGATGCACTTTGCCCGCGACGTTGCGGACCGCATCCTCTTCATGGATGGCGGCGTGGTCGTGGAGGAAGGCCCCGCCAAAGAGCTCATCGACCACCCCCAGGAGGAGCGCACAAAGCAGTTCCTCGCCCACTATTCTGAATGACCACATCTGCCCCCGGAGAGGCTGCCTTTCCGGGGGCGGTTTTGCACTCCATGCAGGAAAACCGCCCGGACGACCGTTTTATGGAGTGAAAGGATGTGGAACTCGATGAAACGGAAGCGTTCTGCGCGGAACCGCCGGGCACGGCGGTGTCTGTTTTTGATCTTGCTGGCTCTGCTGGCACTGCTGCTGATGTGGCCCCGGACGGTCCATCTGGAGGGGCTGGTCAGCCCGTATGCCATTCTGGTGGATGCCGACAGCGGAGAGGCAGTGGCAGAAAAAAAGGCGGATGTGAGCATCTACCCGGCCTCGATGACCAAAGTGATGACGGCCCTTCTGGCCCTTGAGGCAAACCCAGACCTGGAACAGCCGGTGACGCTGCCGGAGGACATCTTCCCGGAATTGCGGGCCGATGGCGCATCCATGGCGGGGTTTCGGCCCGGTGAGACGGCCACCGTGCGGGACCTGTTATACGGTGCGCTCCTGCCCTCCGGCGCGGAGTGCTGCGAGGCGCTGGCGCGGGAAGTGAGCGGTTCGGAGGAAGCCTTTGTGGAGTTGATGAACCAGAAGGCGGCAGAGCTGGGGATGCGTTCCACCCACTTCTGCAACCCCACCGGCCTGCACGACCCGGAGCATGTCTCCACCGTGCGGGATATGGCCCGGCTGCTGCGGGCTGCGATGCAGAACGAGACCTTCCGTGCCATCCTGAGCGCCGGGCGCTATGCCGTCCCGGCGACGGGCCTGCATCCGGAGGGCTTTACAATGACGAGCACTTTCTGGGCAGAGCTGGGCGATGTCTCCCTGCGGAGGGGGCAGTTCCTGGGCGGCAAAACCGGCTATACCAGCGCGGCGGGGCTTTGTCTGGCCAGTGCCGCACAGGTGAAGGGAAAACGGTACATCCTCGTCACGGCGGGTGCGCGGGGGAACCACGGCACCGAGCCTTACCATATCGAAGATGCTGTCCGGGTCTACCGCCAGCTGACTCGCTGAGATATGAGCAGAATCACTAATTTTTACGAGGAATCTTTGTTGAAGCTTATCAAAAGGAGACTCTTGAAAAATTACCGCAATCTGATATAATCACATTCGTGAAAACCACAACGTCCTGCCCCTTTTCCGGCAGGGCGTTTTTGTCGGCAAAAAATCGGTTTTGTTGCTTTTGATGACCCCCAAAGGAGGGCACTGACATGACAAAAGATATGACACAGGGCAGCCCGCTCAGGCTGATCCTCGCCTTTGCGGTCCCGCTGATGCTTGGCAGCCTGTTTCAGCAGTTCTACAATCTGGCCGATACCATCATCGTGGGCCGGTTCGTCGGTGTGGAAGCGCTGGCGGCGGTCGGCAGCGTGGGCGGCCTGAACTATCTGGTGCTGGGCTTCGTCAACGGCATCGCCTGCGGCTTCTCCATCCCCATTTCGTGGACGTTCGGCGCAAAGGACTACCGTGAGATGCGCCGTTACACCGCCAATGCCGTCTGGCTGTCGATCTTCTTTGCGGCGGTGCTCACCGTGGTCACGGTGGCCATGACCCGCTCCATCCTGGTCTGGACCAACACCCCGGACAACATCATCGACCTGGCGGATGTCTACATCCGCACCATTTTTGTGGGCATCCCGTTCACCCTGCTGTACAATATGACCAGCGCCCTGATGCGCGCTCTGGGCGACAGCAAGCGCCCGCTCTACTTCCTGCTGGTGGCGAGCTTCCTGAACATCGGGCTGGACCTGCTCTGCATCATCGTGTTCCGGATGGGTGCCTTCGGTGCGGCGTTCGCCACCGTGTTCAGCCAGGCCGTGGCCGGTCTGGGCAGTCTGCTCTATATCCTCAAACATTACGGGGAGCTGCGCTGGTCCAGAGAAGAGGGGCAGCTCAGCAGGACGCACTGCGCCAAGCTCTGCAGCATGGGCATCCCCATGGGCCTGCAGTGCAGCATCACGGCCATCGGCAGCGTCGTGCTGCAGGGTGCCGTCAATGGTCTGGGCAGCGACATCGTGGCAGCACAGACGGCCGGCGGCAAGGCGGCGCAGTTCCTCGCCGTCCCGCTGGAGAGCATCGGCACGGCCATGACCACCTACGCCAGCCAGAACATGGGCGCACACGACCTGAACCGCGTGAACAGGGGCGTCAACACCGCGCTGGGCATCGGCGTGGTGTACAGCATCGCGTCCTTCCTCATCCTGCGCGTGGCGGATAAGCCCCTCATCGGACTCTTCTTGGAGAGCGATCAGACCGAGATCATGGCCAACGCCCAGAGCTTCATTTTCTGGAACAGCGTCTTCTATATCCCGCTGGCAGTCCTCATCATCTACCGCTATACCATTCAGGGGCTGGGCTATTCCAGCCTGGCCATGTTCGCCGGGGTGGCCGAGATGGTCGCCCGTGCGCTGGTGGGCTTCCTGTTCGTGCCGCTGTGGGGTTACTTTGCCGCCTGCATCGCCAGCCCCGTGGCCTGGTTCTTTGCCTGCTTCTTCCTCATCCCGGCCTACATCGTGGTGTACCGCCGCCTGAAAAAGGAAAAGCTGGTGCCTCACGCAAACCTGTAAGAATCAGAAGAAGCGTTTTGCGATGACTGCATTGCAAAACGCTTCTTTTTATATTATACTGATTATAATTATGCCACAGAAAGGGAGGTGGAGCCGATGGAGCAGGAACTGGAACAGATCGAGGGTACGGTCGAAGACATCATCTACGAAAATACGGACAACGGCTACACCGTCTTTGAGATCTCCGGCGGCGGCGTCCTCACGGTGGTGTGCGGCGTGGTGGGGGAGCTGCATGCAGGCGAGAGCGTCGTCTGCCGCGGCAAGTATGAAAACCACGCCACCTATGGCCGCCAGTTCCACGCGCAGGAGTGCGAGACCGACATGCCCAAGGATCTGGAAGCCGTCTATGCCTTCCTCGCCAGCGGCTCGCTGCCCTACATCGGAGCGCGCACGGCCACGAAGATCCTCGACAAGTTCGGGGCACAGGCACTGGAGATCATTGCGAATGACCCGGCCCAGCTGACCACCATCTCCGGCATCTCGGCGGACAAGGCCGACCGCATCCAGCAGGAGTTCAAGCGGATGTTCGGGATGCGGGAGCTCATCGCCTATCTGGCCCAGTTTGAGATCAGCCCCCGCCGCGCGATGGAGGTGTTCCGGGTGTTCGGCCCCAGCGCCATGAACGCCATCTCCTCCAACCCCTATCTGCTCTGCGGCGAGCCACTGCAGCTGGATTTCCGCCACGCCGACAGCATCGCCCAGTATTATCATATGGAAGGGGACTGCACCCAGCGGCTGGAAGCTGCTCTTCTGCGCACCCTGCGCCACAATGCGGGCAACGGCCACACCTGCCTGCCCCGTGCGCAGCTGCTGGAAACGGCCTCCAATTTCATCCACCAGCCGCCGGAAAAGCTGGCCAAAGCGCTGGACCAGTGCATCGAAACGGACGAACTCAGCGTCCGGATGTTTGAGGGCACACCCTACATCTACCTGCCCGACCTGCTGGCCGCTGAACAGGACATCGCCGACCGGCTGGCCCTGCTGGCCAAGCGGGAGAAGCAGACCGTCCGCGACCTGGACAAGAACATCCAGGTGTTGGAGCTGACCCAGGGCTTTGCCTATGCACCGCTGCAAAAAGAGGCCATCCGCAAGGCGATGACCGAGAACTGCCTCGTCCTCACCGGCGGCCCCGGCACCGGCAAGACCACCACTGTGAACGCCATCCTGCAATTGCTGGAACATCAGGCCGAGCGGGTGGCCCTCTGCGCCCCCACGGGCCGTGCGGCCAAGCGGCTGAGCGAGCTGACCGGCCGGAAGGCCTCCACCATCCACCGCCTGCTCGAAGTGGACTACACCGGCGGCGTGGTCAGCTTCATCCACAACGACAAGAACCTGCTCAAGTGCGATGTCGTCATCCTCGACGAGATGAGCATGGTGGACGTCAAGCTGTTTCAGGCGCTTATCGCGGCGCTGCGGTACAGCTGCCGCATCCTGATGGTGGGCGATGCCGACCAGCTGCCCAGCGTCGGCCCCGGCAACATCCTGGGCGAGGTCATCCGCTCCGAGCGGGTGCCCACCGTCTGCCTGAACGAGATCTTCCGGCAGGCCAAGCGGAGCCTCATCGTGGAGAACGCCCACCGTATCATTTCCAGTGAGCCGCTGCAAAAAGGCGGCAAGACCGACGACTTTTTCTTTCTGGAATCGGATGGCGATGCAGCCCAGAAGCTGGTCTGCGACCTTGTCACGACCCGCCTGCCCCGGAGCTACGGCTTCGACCCCGTCCGGGATATCCAGGTGCTCTGCCCGACCAAGCTCGGCCCCACCGGCACCCAGGCGCTGAACGTGGAGCTGCAGAACCTGCTCAACCCGGAGCA
Proteins encoded in this window:
- a CDS encoding amino acid ABC transporter ATP-binding protein, with product MALLEASGIGKNFGDTHVLKDISLTLEQGEALAIIGSSGSGKTTLLRCLNFLERPDTGVIKVNGETMWDAADPATQRESEVRKKRLHFGLVFQNFNLFPQYTALQNVMLAGELLAKERPDYKARKKAIHAELEQQAKELLAQMGLSERAGHYPHQLSGGQQQRVAIARALALHPDILCFDEPTSALDPELTGEVLRVLRDLADRKTTMIIVTHEMHFARDVADRILFMDGGVVVEEGPAKELIDHPQEERTKQFLAHYSE
- a CDS encoding D-alanyl-D-alanine carboxypeptidase family protein — protein: MKRKRSARNRRARRCLFLILLALLALLLMWPRTVHLEGLVSPYAILVDADSGEAVAEKKADVSIYPASMTKVMTALLALEANPDLEQPVTLPEDIFPELRADGASMAGFRPGETATVRDLLYGALLPSGAECCEALAREVSGSEEAFVELMNQKAAELGMRSTHFCNPTGLHDPEHVSTVRDMARLLRAAMQNETFRAILSAGRYAVPATGLHPEGFTMTSTFWAELGDVSLRRGQFLGGKTGYTSAAGLCLASAAQVKGKRYILVTAGARGNHGTEPYHIEDAVRVYRQLTR
- a CDS encoding MATE family efflux transporter; this encodes MTKDMTQGSPLRLILAFAVPLMLGSLFQQFYNLADTIIVGRFVGVEALAAVGSVGGLNYLVLGFVNGIACGFSIPISWTFGAKDYREMRRYTANAVWLSIFFAAVLTVVTVAMTRSILVWTNTPDNIIDLADVYIRTIFVGIPFTLLYNMTSALMRALGDSKRPLYFLLVASFLNIGLDLLCIIVFRMGAFGAAFATVFSQAVAGLGSLLYILKHYGELRWSREEGQLSRTHCAKLCSMGIPMGLQCSITAIGSVVLQGAVNGLGSDIVAAQTAGGKAAQFLAVPLESIGTAMTTYASQNMGAHDLNRVNRGVNTALGIGVVYSIASFLILRVADKPLIGLFLESDQTEIMANAQSFIFWNSVFYIPLAVLIIYRYTIQGLGYSSLAMFAGVAEMVARALVGFLFVPLWGYFAACIASPVAWFFACFFLIPAYIVVYRRLKKEKLVPHANL
- a CDS encoding ATP-dependent RecD-like DNA helicase, translated to MEQELEQIEGTVEDIIYENTDNGYTVFEISGGGVLTVVCGVVGELHAGESVVCRGKYENHATYGRQFHAQECETDMPKDLEAVYAFLASGSLPYIGARTATKILDKFGAQALEIIANDPAQLTTISGISADKADRIQQEFKRMFGMRELIAYLAQFEISPRRAMEVFRVFGPSAMNAISSNPYLLCGEPLQLDFRHADSIAQYYHMEGDCTQRLEAALLRTLRHNAGNGHTCLPRAQLLETASNFIHQPPEKLAKALDQCIETDELSVRMFEGTPYIYLPDLLAAEQDIADRLALLAKREKQTVRDLDKNIQVLELTQGFAYAPLQKEAIRKAMTENCLVLTGGPGTGKTTTVNAILQLLEHQAERVALCAPTGRAAKRLSELTGRKASTIHRLLEVDYTGGVVSFIHNDKNLLKCDVVILDEMSMVDVKLFQALIAALRYSCRILMVGDADQLPSVGPGNILGEVIRSERVPTVCLNEIFRQAKRSLIVENAHRIISSEPLQKGGKTDDFFFLESDGDAAQKLVCDLVTTRLPRSYGFDPVRDIQVLCPTKLGPTGTQALNVELQNLLNPEQKGKPQLQSAARVFRVGDKVMQVRNNYEIVWQRVGGEQGVGAYNGDIGIVESINMRERSMVVRMDDRRLLYPAENLNELEIAYAITVHKSQGSEFPAVILPVAQVPPRLCYRNLFYTGVTRARKLCIVTGRRDVVNRMMGNVRQNLRYSGLCTLLQQALPAEQQKLEE